Proteins from one Streptococcus mitis B6 genomic window:
- a CDS encoding ABC transporter permease yields the protein MILSIISQGFVWAILGLGIFMTFRILNFPDMTTEGSFPLGGAVAVTLITKGVNPFLATLVAVGAGCLAGMAAGLLYTKGKIPTLLSGILVMTSCHSIMLLIMGRANLGLLGTKQIQDVLPFDSDLNQLLTGLIFVSLVIALMLFFLDTKLGQAYIATGDNPDMARSFGIHTGRMELMGLVLSNGVIALAGALIAQQEGYADVSRGIGVIVVGLASLIIGEVIFKSLSLAERLVTIVVGSIAYQFLVWAVIALGFNTSYLRLYSAVILAVCLMIPTFKQTILKGAKLSK from the coding sequence ATGATATTATCTATTATTTCTCAAGGATTTGTCTGGGCTATTCTAGGTCTGGGAATCTTTATGACATTTAGGATTTTAAACTTTCCAGATATGACCACAGAAGGTTCCTTTCCTCTGGGTGGAGCCGTTGCTGTCACTTTGATAACCAAAGGCGTGAATCCATTTTTAGCGACACTTGTTGCTGTAGGGGCAGGTTGTTTGGCTGGAATGGCAGCAGGACTTCTTTATACAAAAGGGAAGATCCCAACCTTGCTCTCAGGGATTTTGGTGATGACTTCCTGTCACTCTATCATGCTCTTGATTATGGGACGTGCCAATTTAGGCTTGCTTGGAACTAAGCAAATTCAGGATGTTTTGCCTTTTGATTCGGATTTGAATCAACTCCTGACAGGTCTTATCTTTGTCAGTCTTGTTATTGCTCTCATGCTCTTTTTCTTGGATACCAAACTCGGACAGGCCTATATTGCTACAGGTGACAATCCTGATATGGCTAGAAGTTTCGGGATTCATACTGGACGCATGGAGCTCATGGGATTGGTCTTATCAAATGGTGTGATTGCCCTTGCAGGAGCTCTTATTGCCCAGCAAGAAGGTTATGCCGATGTATCTCGAGGAATCGGAGTTATCGTTGTGGGGCTTGCAAGTTTGATTATTGGAGAAGTTATCTTCAAGAGTTTGAGCTTAGCAGAGCGTCTAGTTACTATCGTTGTAGGTTCTATTGCCTATCAATTTTTAGTATGGGCAGTTATCGCGCTTGGCTTTAATACAAGTTACCTTCGTTTATACAGTGCCGTGATTTTGGCAGTCTGCCTCATGATTCCAACATTTAAGCAAACAATCTTGAAAGGAGCCAAATTAAGCAAATGA
- a CDS encoding ABC transporter ATP-binding protein produces MTAIVELKNATKVVKNGFDEEKIILNDVSLEIFEQDFITILGGNGAGKSTLFNTIAGTLSLTSGTIRILGEDVTKFSPEKRAKYLSRVFQDPKMGTAPRMTVAENLLIAKFRGEKRGLFPRRLASYKDEFQATIEKVGNGLEKHLNTPIEFLSGGQRQALSLLMATLKRPELLLLDEHTAALDPKTSVALMELTDEFVKKDHLTALMITHHMEDALKYGNRLIVMKEGRIIQDLKQEEKAKMKISDYYQLFE; encoded by the coding sequence ATGACAGCAATTGTAGAATTAAAAAATGCAACCAAAGTCGTTAAAAATGGCTTTGATGAAGAAAAGATTATCTTAAATGATGTTTCCTTAGAAATTTTTGAACAGGATTTCATCACGATTTTAGGTGGAAATGGCGCTGGGAAATCAACTCTCTTTAACACTATTGCAGGAACCTTGTCATTAACCAGTGGAACCATCCGTATTTTGGGTGAAGATGTTACCAAGTTTTCACCAGAGAAGCGGGCTAAGTATCTGTCTCGAGTCTTCCAAGATCCAAAGATGGGAACAGCTCCTCGTATGACGGTGGCTGAAAATCTTTTGATTGCCAAGTTTCGTGGTGAAAAGCGTGGACTGTTTCCGAGACGTCTGGCTAGCTATAAGGATGAGTTTCAGGCAACTATTGAAAAAGTGGGAAACGGTCTTGAGAAACACTTGAATACACCGATTGAGTTCTTATCCGGTGGACAAAGACAGGCCTTGAGTCTCTTAATGGCAACCTTGAAGCGTCCTGAATTACTCTTGTTAGACGAGCATACTGCAGCCCTTGATCCAAAGACCAGTGTGGCCTTAATGGAATTGACAGATGAATTTGTCAAGAAAGATCATCTGACAGCGCTTATGATTACCCACCATATGGAAGATGCTCTCAAATATGGCAATCGATTAATTGTCATGAAAGAAGGACGAATTATCCAAGATTTGAAACAAGAAGAAAAAGCAAAAATGAAAATCTCTGATTATTATCAACTCTTTGAATAA
- the dnaG gene encoding DNA primase, translating to MVDKQVIEEIKNNANIVEVIGDVISLQKAGRNYLGLCPFHGEKTPSFNVVEDKQFYHCFGCGRSGDVFKFIEEYQGVPFMEAVQILGQRVGIEVEKPLYSEQKQISPHQALYDMHEDAAKFYHAILMTTTMGEEARNYLYQRGLTDEVLKHFRIGLAPPERNYLFQRLSGQYREEDFLDSGLFYLSDANQFVDTFHNRIMFPLTNDQGKVLAFSGRIWQKTDSQTSKYKNSRSTAIFNKSYELYHMDRAKKSSGKASEIYLMEGFMDVIAAYRAGIENAVASMGTALSREHVEHLKRLTKKLVLVYDGDKAGQAATLKALDEIGDMPVQIVSMPDNLDPDEYLQKNGPEDLAYLLTKTRISPIEFYIHQYKPENSENLQAQIEFIEKIAPLIVQEKSITAQNSYIHILADSLASFDYVQIEQIVNESRQAQRQNRMEGISRPTQITMPVTKQLSAIMRAEAHLLYRMMESPLVLNDYRLREDFAFATPEFQVLYDLLGQYGNLPPEVLAEQTEEVERAWYQVLAQDLPAEMSPQELSEVEMTRNKALLNQDNMRIKKKVQEASRVGDTDTALEELERLISQKRRME from the coding sequence ATGGTTGACAAACAAGTCATTGAAGAAATCAAAAACAATGCCAACATTGTGGAAGTCATAGGAGATGTGATTTCTTTACAAAAGGCAGGACGGAACTATCTAGGGCTCTGTCCTTTTCATGGTGAAAAAACACCTTCTTTCAACGTTGTAGAGGACAAGCAGTTTTACCACTGTTTTGGTTGTGGTCGCTCAGGTGATGTCTTTAAGTTCATCGAGGAGTACCAAGGTGTTCCCTTTATGGAGGCTGTCCAAATCTTAGGTCAGCGTGTCGGGATAGAGGTGGAAAAACCGCTTTATAGTGAACAGAAGCAAATTTCGCCTCACCAAGCTCTTTATGATATGCACGAAGATGCGGCTAAATTTTATCATGCTATTCTCATGACAACGACCATGGGGGAAGAGGCTAGAAACTACCTTTATCAGCGTGGTTTGACAGATGAAGTGCTCAAGCATTTTCGGATTGGTTTGGCACCTCCAGAACGCAACTATCTCTTTCAACGTTTGTCTGGTCAGTATCGTGAAGAGGATTTCCTAGATTCAGGACTGTTTTATCTCTCGGATGCCAATCAATTTGTAGACACCTTTCATAATCGCATTATGTTTCCTCTGACAAATGACCAAGGAAAGGTGCTTGCCTTCTCAGGTCGTATCTGGCAGAAAACGGATTCACAAACTTCTAAGTATAAAAATAGCCGATCGACTGCAATTTTTAACAAAAGTTACGAATTATATCATATGGATAGGGCTAAAAAATCTTCTGGAAAAGCCAGTGAGATTTACCTGATGGAAGGGTTTATGGATGTCATTGCAGCCTATCGGGCTGGAATCGAAAACGCTGTCGCATCTATGGGAACAGCCTTGAGTCGAGAGCATGTTGAGCATCTGAAAAGGCTAACTAAGAAGTTGGTTCTTGTTTACGATGGCGATAAGGCTGGGCAAGCTGCGACATTGAAAGCGCTGGACGAAATTGGTGATATGCCTGTGCAAATCGTCAGCATGCCTGATAACTTGGATCCGGATGAGTATCTACAAAAAAATGGACCAGAAGACTTGGCCTATCTATTAACGAAAACTCGTATTAGTCCGATTGAGTTCTACATTCACCAGTATAAGCCTGAAAATAGTGAAAATTTGCAGGCACAGATTGAGTTTATTGAAAAAATAGCTCCCTTGATTGTTCAAGAAAAGTCCATTACCGCTCAAAACAGCTATATTCATATTTTAGCTGACAGTCTGGCGTCCTTTGATTATGTCCAGATTGAGCAGATTGTGAATGAGAGTCGTCAGGCACAAAGGCAGAATCGCATGGAAGGAATTTCCAGACCAACGCAAATCACTATGCCTGTCACCAAGCAGTTATCAGCTATTATGAGAGCAGAAGCCCATCTACTCTATCGGATGATGGAATCCCCTCTTGTTTTGAACGATTACCGTTTGCGAGAAGACTTTGCATTTGCCACACCTGAATTTCAGGTCTTATATGACCTGCTTGGCCAGTATGGAAATCTTCCTCCAGAAGTTTTAGCAGAACAGACAGAGGAAGTTGAAAGAGCTTGGTACCAAGTCTTAGCTCAGGATTTGCCTGCTGAGATGTCGCCGCAGGAACTTAGTGAAGTAGAAATGACTCGAAACAAGGCTCTCTTGAATCAGGACAATATGAGAATTAAAAAGAAGGTGCAGGAAGCTAGCCGTGTAGGAGATACCGATACAGCCTTAGAAGAATTAGAACGTTTAATTTCCCAAAAGAGAAGAATGGAGTAA
- the rpoD gene encoding RNA polymerase sigma factor RpoD — protein MATKQKEVTTFDVQVAEFIRNHKQKGTATDDEINASLVLPFTLDADGIEDLLQRIQDAGISITDNEGNPSARVLSAEEEPELSDEDLIGSTSAKVNDPVRMYLKEIGVVPLLTNEEEKELALAVEAGDIEAKQRLAEANLRLVVSIAKRYVGRGMQFLDLIQEGNMGLMKAVDKFDYSKGFKFSTYATWWIRQAITRAIADQARTIRIPVHMVETINKLVREQRNLLQEYGQEPTPEQIAEKMDMTPDKVREILKIAQEPVSLETPIGEEDDSHLGDFIEDEVIENPVDYTTRIVLREQLDEVLDTLTDREENVLRLRFGLDDGKMRTLEDVGKVFNVTRERIRQIEAKALRKLRQPSRSKPLRDFIED, from the coding sequence ATGGCAACAAAACAAAAAGAAGTAACAACATTTGACGTACAAGTAGCAGAATTTATCCGTAATCATAAGCAAAAAGGGACAGCAACAGATGATGAAATCAATGCTAGTCTTGTCCTTCCTTTTACCTTGGATGCTGATGGGATTGAGGATCTCTTGCAACGAATTCAGGATGCAGGAATTTCGATCACAGATAACGAAGGAAATCCAAGTGCGCGTGTTCTTAGTGCAGAAGAAGAGCCAGAACTCAGCGATGAGGACTTGATTGGGTCAACTTCGGCTAAGGTTAACGACCCTGTTCGTATGTACTTGAAAGAAATCGGGGTCGTTCCTCTTTTGACCAATGAAGAGGAAAAAGAATTAGCACTAGCTGTTGAAGCTGGTGATATCGAAGCCAAACAACGTCTTGCGGAAGCCAACCTTCGTTTGGTTGTTTCTATTGCTAAACGCTATGTCGGCCGTGGTATGCAGTTCCTTGACTTGATTCAAGAAGGGAACATGGGCTTGATGAAGGCGGTTGACAAGTTTGACTATTCTAAAGGGTTCAAGTTTTCAACTTACGCAACTTGGTGGATTCGTCAGGCTATCACTCGTGCTATTGCGGATCAAGCTCGTACTATCCGTATCCCAGTTCACATGGTTGAAACCATTAATAAATTGGTTCGTGAACAACGTAATCTCCTTCAAGAATATGGGCAAGAACCAACTCCTGAACAAATTGCCGAGAAAATGGATATGACCCCTGACAAGGTTCGTGAAATCTTGAAGATTGCCCAAGAACCAGTATCTCTTGAAACACCAATCGGTGAAGAGGATGATAGTCACCTTGGGGACTTTATCGAAGATGAAGTGATTGAAAATCCAGTGGATTATACAACTCGTATCGTCTTGCGTGAGCAGTTGGATGAGGTCTTGGATACTCTTACAGACCGTGAAGAAAACGTCTTGCGCTTGCGGTTCGGGCTAGATGATGGTAAAATGCGTACCCTTGAAGATGTGGGTAAAGTCTTTAACGTGACTCGCGAGCGTATCCGTCAGATTGAAGCTAAAGCTTTGAGAAAACTACGCCAACCAAGTCGCAGCAAACCGCTTCGTGATTTTATTGAAGACTAA
- a CDS encoding metal-sulfur cluster assembly factor — MAYTEEQIENIKTRILSALEEVIDPELGIDIVNLGLIYEIRFDGDTGQTEIDMTLTTMGCPLADLLTDQIYDAMTEVPEVTDTEVKLVWYPAWTVEKMSRYARIALGIK, encoded by the coding sequence ATGGCTTATACAGAAGAGCAAATTGAAAATATCAAAACACGAATTTTATCAGCCTTGGAAGAAGTTATTGACCCTGAGTTGGGAATCGATATTGTCAATCTTGGTTTAATCTATGAGATTCGTTTTGATGGCGATACAGGACAAACAGAGATTGATATGACTTTGACAACTATGGGTTGTCCCCTAGCAGACCTTTTGACAGATCAGATTTATGATGCCATGACAGAGGTGCCAGAAGTAACGGATACTGAAGTCAAATTAGTTTGGTATCCAGCCTGGACTGTTGAAAAAATGAGTCGCTATGCACGCATTGCCCTAGGCATTAAGTAA
- the cpoA gene encoding alpha-galactosylglucosyldiacylglycerol synthase translates to MEKKKLRINMLSSSEKVAGQGVSGAYRELVRLLHRDAKDQLIVTENLPIEADVTHFHTIDFPYYLSTFQKKRSGRKIGYVHFLPDTLEGSLKIPFFLKGIVKRYVFSFYNRMEHLVVVNPMFIEDLVAAGIPREKVTYIPNFVNKEKWHPLPQEEIVRLRAELGLSDNQFIVVGAGQVQKRKGIDDFIRLAEELPQITFIWAGGFSFGGMTDGYERYKKMMENPPKNLIFPGIVSPERMRELYALADLFLLPSYNELFPMTILEAASCEAPIMLRDLDLYKVILEGNYRATADIEEMKEAILEYQANPAALKDLKEKAKNISREYSEEHLLQIWLDFYEKQAVLGRK, encoded by the coding sequence ATGGAAAAAAAGAAATTACGCATCAATATGTTGAGTTCAAGTGAGAAAGTAGCAGGACAAGGAGTTTCAGGTGCCTATCGTGAATTAGTTCGCCTTCTTCACCGTGATGCCAAGGACCAATTGATTGTTACAGAAAATCTTCCAATCGAGGCAGATGTGACTCACTTTCATACAATTGATTTCCCCTATTATTTATCAACCTTCCAAAAGAAACGCTCAGGGAGAAAGATTGGCTATGTCCATTTCTTACCTGATACACTTGAGGGAAGTTTGAAAATTCCATTTTTCTTAAAGGGAATTGTGAAACGCTATGTATTTTCTTTTTACAACCGGATGGAGCACTTGGTTGTGGTAAACCCGATGTTTATTGAGGATTTGGTGGCAGCTGGTATTCCACGTGAAAAAGTGACTTATATTCCTAACTTTGTCAACAAGGAAAAATGGCATCCTCTACCACAAGAAGAGATAGTCAGACTGCGAGCAGAGCTAGGTCTTAGTGACAATCAGTTTATCGTAGTAGGTGCTGGTCAAGTTCAGAAACGTAAAGGGATTGATGACTTTATCCGTCTGGCTGAGGAATTGCCTCAGATTACCTTTATCTGGGCTGGTGGTTTCTCTTTTGGTGGTATGACAGATGGTTATGAACGCTACAAGAAAATGATGGAAAATCCTCCTAAAAATTTGATTTTTCCAGGTATTGTATCGCCAGAGCGGATGCGCGAATTGTATGCCCTAGCGGATCTTTTCTTGCTTCCTAGTTACAATGAGCTCTTTCCGATGACGATTTTAGAGGCTGCCAGTTGTGAAGCTCCTATTATGTTGCGTGATTTGGATCTTTATAAGGTGATTTTAGAGGGGAATTATCGGGCGACAGCAGATATAGAAGAGATGAAAGAAGCTATTTTGGAATATCAAGCAAATCCTGCTGCCTTAAAGGACCTCAAAGAAAAGGCTAAGAATATTTCCAGAGAGTATTCTGAAGAGCATCTGTTACAAATCTGGTTGGACTTTTATGAGAAACAAGCCGTTTTAGGGAGAAAGTAA
- a CDS encoding glycosyltransferase family 4 protein, with product MRIGLFTDTYFPQVSGVATSIRTLKTELEKQGHAVFIFTTTDKDVNRYEDWQIIRIPSVPFFAFKDRRFAYRGFSKALEIAKQYQLDIIHTQTEFSLGLLGIWIARELKIPVIHTYHTQYEDYVHYIAKGMLIRPSMVKYLVRGFLHDVDGVICPSEIVRDLLSDYKVKVEKRVIPTGIELAKFERPEIKQENLKELRSKLGIQDDEKMLLSLSRISYEKNIQAVLAAFSEVLKEEDKVKLVVAGDGPYLDDLKEQAKKLEIQDSVVFTGMIAPSETALYYKAADFFISASTSETQGLTYLESLASGTPVIAHGNPYLDNLISDKMFGTLYYGEHDLAGAILEALIATPDMNEHTLSEKLYEISAENFGKRVHEFYLDAIISNNFDKDLAKDDTVSQRIFKTVLYLPQKVVAVPVKGSRRMLRASRTQLINMRDYWTDSEE from the coding sequence ATGCGAATTGGTTTATTTACAGATACCTATTTTCCTCAGGTTTCAGGTGTAGCGACCAGTATTCGAACCTTGAAAACAGAACTTGAAAAACAGGGACATGCTGTTTTTATCTTTACGACGACAGATAAGGATGTCAATCGCTACGAAGATTGGCAAATTATCCGCATTCCAAGTGTTCCTTTTTTTGCTTTTAAAGATCGCCGCTTTGCCTATCGAGGCTTTAGCAAGGCGCTTGAAATTGCCAAGCAGTATCAGCTAGATATTATCCATACCCAGACAGAATTTTCTCTTGGCTTGTTGGGGATTTGGATTGCGCGTGAATTGAAAATTCCCGTTATACATACCTATCACACCCAGTACGAAGACTATGTGCATTATATTGCCAAGGGGATGCTGATTCGTCCGAGTATGGTCAAGTATCTGGTTAGAGGTTTCTTGCATGATGTGGATGGGGTGATTTGCCCGAGTGAGATTGTCCGTGATTTGCTATCTGATTATAAGGTCAAGGTCGAAAAACGGGTCATTCCAACCGGGATTGAATTAGCCAAGTTTGAGCGTCCAGAAATCAAGCAGGAAAACCTGAAAGAACTGCGTAGTAAACTAGGGATTCAAGATGATGAAAAGATGTTGCTTAGTCTTTCCAGAATTTCCTATGAAAAAAATATTCAAGCAGTATTAGCAGCCTTTTCAGAAGTTCTGAAAGAAGAAGATAAGGTCAAACTAGTGGTAGCTGGGGATGGTCCTTATCTGGATGACCTCAAAGAGCAAGCCAAGAAACTAGAGATTCAAGACTCTGTTGTCTTTACAGGGATGATTGCTCCTAGTGAGACAGCTCTTTACTATAAGGCGGCGGATTTCTTCATCTCGGCATCGACAAGTGAAACCCAAGGCTTGACCTACTTGGAAAGCTTAGCTAGTGGAACGCCTGTCATTGCTCATGGAAATCCGTATCTGGACAATCTTATTAGTGATAAAATGTTTGGAACCTTGTACTATGGAGAGCATGATTTGGCTGGAGCTATTTTAGAGGCCTTGATTGCAACGCCAGATATGAATGAGCATACCTTATCAGAGAAATTATATGAGATTTCAGCTGAGAATTTTGGAAAACGGGTGCATGAGTTTTATCTTGATGCTATTATTTCAAATAATTTCGATAAAGATTTAGCTAAAGATGATACGGTTAGTCAGCGTATCTTTAAAACTGTTTTGTATCTTCCGCAAAAGGTGGTCGCTGTACCCGTAAAAGGCTCTAGACGGATGCTGAGGGCATCAAGAACACAGTTGATTAACATGAGAGACTATTGGACAGACAGTGAAGAATAG
- a CDS encoding PspC domain-containing protein, with product MRSGHDKKIAGVCAGVAHYFDMDPTIVRVIWGVLAFGYGARIVAYIILWMIAPVATDY from the coding sequence ATGAGAAGTGGTCATGATAAAAAGATTGCTGGTGTTTGTGCTGGGGTAGCCCATTATTTTGATATGGATCCTACTATTGTTCGTGTAATATGGGGTGTTCTTGCTTTTGGTTATGGAGCTAGAATTGTAGCCTATATCATTTTATGGATGATTGCACCAGTAGCAACTGACTATTGA
- a CDS encoding DUF4044 domain-containing protein produces MAFGDNGNRKKTMFEKITLFIVIIMLIASLLGIFATAIGALSNL; encoded by the coding sequence ATGGCATTTGGAGATAATGGAAATCGTAAAAAAACTATGTTTGAGAAAATAACCTTGTTTATCGTGATTATCATGCTAATAGCAAGTTTATTGGGAATTTTTGCAACTGCAATTGGTGCCCTCAGTAATCTATAA
- the obgE gene encoding GTPase ObgE produces the protein MSMFLDTANIKVKAGNGGDGMVAFRREKYVPNGGPWGGDGGRGGNVVFVVDEGLRTLMDFRYNRHFKANSGEKGMTKGMHGRGAEDLRVRVPQGTTVRDAETGKVLTDLIEHGQEFIVAHGGRGGRGNIRFATPKNPAPEISENGEPGQERELQLELKILADVGLVGFPSVGKSTLLSVITSAKPKIGAYHFTTIVPNLGMVRTQSGESFAVADLPGLIEGASQGVGLGTQFLRHIERTRVILHIIDMSASEGRDPYEDYLAINKELESYNLRLMERPQIIVANKMDMPESQENLEEFKKKLAENYDEFEELPAIFPISGLTKQGLATLLDATAELLDKTPEFLLYDESDMEEEAYYGFDEEEKAFEISRDDDATWVLSGAKLMKLFNMTNFDRDESVMKFARQLRGMGVDEALRARGAKDGDLVRIGKFEFEFVD, from the coding sequence ATGAGTATGTTTTTAGATACAGCTAATATCAAGGTCAAGGCTGGTAATGGTGGTGATGGCATGGTTGCCTTTCGCCGTGAAAAATATGTCCCTAATGGCGGTCCTTGGGGCGGTGATGGTGGTCGTGGAGGCAATGTGGTCTTCGTTGTAGACGAAGGACTACGTACCCTCATGGATTTCCGTTATAACCGTCATTTCAAGGCTAATTCTGGGGAAAAAGGAATGACCAAAGGGATGCATGGTCGTGGTGCTGAGGACCTTAGAGTTCGAGTACCACAAGGTACGACTGTTCGTGATGCGGAGACTGGCAAGGTCTTGACAGATTTGATTGAACACGGGCAAGAATTTATCGTTGCCCACGGTGGTCGTGGTGGACGTGGAAATATTCGTTTCGCGACACCAAAAAATCCTGCACCTGAAATCTCTGAAAATGGAGAACCAGGTCAGGAACGTGAGTTACAATTGGAACTTAAAATCCTTGCGGATGTTGGTTTAGTGGGTTTCCCATCTGTAGGGAAATCAACCCTTTTAAGTGTTATTACCTCAGCTAAACCTAAAATTGGTGCCTACCACTTTACGACTATTGTGCCAAATCTAGGTATGGTTCGCACCCAATCAGGTGAATCCTTTGCAGTAGCTGACTTGCCAGGTTTGATTGAAGGGGCTAGTCAAGGTGTTGGTTTGGGAACTCAGTTCCTCCGTCATATTGAGCGTACCCGTGTCATCCTTCATATCATTGATATGTCAGCTAGCGAAGGTCGTGATCCTTATGAGGATTATCTTGCCATTAACAAGGAGTTGGAGTCATACAATCTTCGTCTCATGGAGCGTCCACAGATTATTGTAGCCAATAAGATGGATATGCCTGAGAGTCAGGAAAATCTTGAAGAATTCAAGAAGAAATTGGCTGAAAACTACGATGAATTTGAAGAGTTACCAGCTATCTTCCCAATTTCTGGTTTGACTAAGCAAGGTCTGGCTACGCTTTTGGATGCTACAGCTGAATTGTTAGACAAGACACCAGAATTCTTGCTCTACGACGAGTCAGATATGGAAGAAGAAGCTTACTACGGCTTTGACGAGGAAGAAAAAGCTTTTGAAATTAGTCGTGATGACGATGCTACATGGGTGCTTTCTGGTGCAAAACTCATGAAACTCTTTAATATGACCAACTTTGATCGTGATGAATCTGTCATGAAATTTGCCCGTCAGCTTCGTGGTATGGGAGTTGATGAAGCCCTTCGTGCGCGTGGAGCTAAAGATGGTGACTTGGTCCGAATTGGTAAATTTGAGTTTGAATTTGTAGACTAG
- a CDS encoding arginine repressor, with the protein MNKSEHRHQLIRALVTKNKIHTQAELQALLADNDIQVTQATLSRDIKSMNLSKVREEDNSYYVLNTGSISKWEKRLEIYMEDALVLMRPVQHQVLLKTLPGLAQSFGSIIDALSFPDAIATLCGDDVCLVICEDAEAAQKCFEELKKFAPPFFFEE; encoded by the coding sequence ATGAATAAATCTGAACACCGACATCAGCTCATACGAGCTCTTGTAACGAAAAACAAGATTCATACTCAAGCTGAGCTACAAGCTCTTCTTGCCGATAATGATATTCAAGTTACACAAGCTACACTTTCGAGAGATATTAAAAGCATGAACCTCTCAAAAGTACGAGAAGAAGACAACTCTTACTACGTGCTCAATACAGGTTCTATCTCAAAATGGGAGAAACGTCTCGAAATTTACATGGAAGATGCTCTTGTCTTGATGCGCCCAGTTCAACACCAAGTCCTACTAAAAACCCTTCCTGGACTTGCTCAATCCTTTGGTTCTATCATTGATGCTTTGAGCTTCCCTGACGCTATCGCTACCCTCTGTGGCGATGATGTCTGTCTTGTCATCTGTGAAGATGCAGAAGCTGCTCAAAAATGCTTTGAAGAATTGAAAAAATTCGCTCCACCATTTTTCTTTGAAGAATAA